The Akkermansia sp. RCC_12PD genome contains the following window.
AAAGGAAGCAAAACCCCATCAGCAGAGCAGTAAGAATGCTCCTTTTTATCCCAAGTCTTTGTCTTTGGCGTACTGTATTCATTGTTATGTTTGTATTTGTGTTAATTGCCTCCCGGCAGGATTTTGCCTGCATGATAAGATGTGAAAAGAGTTAGAGCCAAAATACTGAAAAGAGTAACGTAAGAACGTCCCCAAGACCATTTAAAGTCGCAAGCAGTCCGAATTTCGACCAGAATTCCAAGGCTTATCATTAAGAATGAATACCACACTCCCCAAGGGAAATTGAGTGATCTGTCAAGGATTCCCCAGAACCTGAATTCATGGATAAAATACGGTATCCAGCCACCAAATGTTAAATTGCAGCACATGTCAGCTACTGCTATCCCGGCACTCCATAGAATAAGTCTTTTGTATCCACCATTTTTCCCGACAGCTGAAAACACGGCAATAACTACAAACATTACCACTCCCAGAATTATGCTGTACAAAAGGCTTATCCATAGCCAGTCTCCTCTGGCGCCTGCTCTTTTCAATATCTTCACGATATTATCGTGATCTTTATCCAAAGCCAATTTGAGGGCAGTCTTGCCAAATTCATTTTGTGCTTCTAGATGAGCTCCCGCATCAATCAGTATTCGGACTACTTGTTCATGGTCGTTGGCCGAAGCTATCATCAGGGGAGTTGTTTCTTCGAATCCTTTGACATTAATGTCGGCTCCTGCATGAATAAGCATCTTTACAATTTCAGCATGACCTTTGGCCGAAGCTGCCAGAAGAGAAGTGATTTCATGTCCGCTACTTGTTGCGTTAACATCTGCCCCTGCCAGAATCAACATCTGAACGATGGTATCATATCCCCATGTGGCGGCCAGCATGAGAGCTGTTGTACCTTTTGCATCTTTCGCATGAACATCTGCCCCGGCATCAATCAGTATCCTGGCAATTCTATCATGTCCTCCCATCGAAGCCCATATAAGGAATGTTCTGCCTCCCTGGTCTCTGGCGTTAATATCAGCGCCTTCCTGTATCAGTCTTAGAACCTCTTTGTCCTGGCCTTTCGATACAGCAAGATACATGAACCTGGACAATTCATCGATCGTGTAGTGAGGGCCCAAAGTGTCTCCCCATCCTTCATTAACTCTTATATCCCCGCCTCCGCTGTATATCTGTGAGGAAGCATTGTAGGTACTGCAGAGACACAACAAGGCTGCCATCAGAATAATGACCCGGGGAAGCCGAATTTTTCGTCTGTGGACTCCTGTTCCCATTATCCTTTATCGCGTTTATATCTCTACACCCAAAATCACTGCTGCCAGAATTCCCCCGACAAGAGAAATCCCCATACTGATGCCTAATACCCCGAATGATTTGCCCAGTGTGAAATTCAGAACTTTATGAGCAACCAGGACAATGGCCGCCAATTCCAGCAAAGCAAGAAAACCGGAGTCTATCACGGCAAGGATGAGATCAACCACGGCGAATACAATGGCAATCGTCTTGAAGTCCTTGATTGCCGCCGGTTCTTTATGCTCGGACAACCAGTAGAGCGCCAGGAAGATCGAATAACCAAACAATCCGGAGCAAATCAACGTAAACAGAATCTCCCTGCCGGGTTCTGTTTTGCTAAGCTCCCGAGCGCTCTTACTGACAAGGATGGCGCAGGAGGACAATAGGGAGGTAGTTACAATGGC
Protein-coding sequences here:
- a CDS encoding ankyrin repeat domain-containing protein; protein product: MAALLCLCSTYNASSQIYSGGGDIRVNEGWGDTLGPHYTIDELSRFMYLAVSKGQDKEVLRLIQEGADINARDQGGRTFLIWASMGGHDRIARILIDAGADVHAKDAKGTTALMLAATWGYDTIVQMLILAGADVNATSSGHEITSLLAASAKGHAEIVKMLIHAGADINVKGFEETTPLMIASANDHEQVVRILIDAGAHLEAQNEFGKTALKLALDKDHDNIVKILKRAGARGDWLWISLLYSIILGVVMFVVIAVFSAVGKNGGYKRLILWSAGIAVADMCCNLTFGGWIPYFIHEFRFWGILDRSLNFPWGVWYSFLMISLGILVEIRTACDFKWSWGRSYVTLFSILALTLFTSYHAGKILPGGN